Proteins found in one Pseudomonas marvdashtae genomic segment:
- the rph gene encoding ribonuclease PH → MKRPSGRAADQLRSIRITRNYTKHAEGSVLVEFGDTKVICTVSVENGVPRFLKGQGQGWLTAEYGMLPRATGERNQREASRGKQGGRTLEIQRLIGRSLRAALDMSKLGDVTLYVDCDVIQADGGTRTASITGAMVALVDALKVIKKRGGLKGGDPLKQMIAAVSVGMYQGEPVLDLDYLEDSAAETDLNVVMTSAGGFIEVQGTAEGAPFQPQDLNAMLELAKKGMSEIFELQKAALAD, encoded by the coding sequence ATGAAACGTCCAAGTGGTCGCGCTGCCGATCAGCTTCGCTCGATCCGCATTACCCGCAACTACACCAAACACGCCGAGGGATCTGTACTGGTCGAATTCGGTGATACCAAAGTCATCTGTACCGTCAGCGTCGAAAACGGCGTGCCTCGCTTCCTTAAAGGCCAGGGCCAGGGCTGGCTGACCGCCGAATACGGCATGCTGCCGCGCGCCACTGGCGAACGGAACCAGCGCGAGGCCAGTCGTGGCAAGCAGGGTGGCCGGACCTTGGAAATCCAACGTTTGATCGGCCGCTCGCTGCGTGCCGCGCTGGACATGTCGAAGCTGGGCGACGTGACGCTCTACGTCGATTGCGACGTCATCCAGGCTGACGGTGGCACCCGCACCGCGTCCATTACCGGTGCCATGGTCGCGCTGGTGGATGCCTTGAAAGTGATCAAGAAGCGTGGCGGTCTCAAGGGCGGCGACCCGCTCAAGCAGATGATCGCCGCGGTTTCCGTTGGCATGTACCAAGGCGAGCCGGTGCTGGACCTGGACTACCTGGAAGACTCCGCCGCCGAGACTGACCTGAACGTGGTCATGACCAGCGCTGGCGGCTTCATCGAAGTCCAGGGCACCGCTGAAGGCGCACCGTTCCAGCCGCAAGATTTGAACGCTATGCTGGAGCTGGCGAAGAAAGGCATGAGCGAAATCTTCGAATTGCAAAAGGCCGCGTTGGCCGACTGA
- a CDS encoding DUF4870 domain-containing protein, translating into MSDEQVLLPQPSKEARQWAMFCHLSALLGIFIPFGSLIGPLVIWQLKRESDPFIDAQGKEALNFQITVAIAAAISLLLMIVVIGFFLFGLVAIGALVLTIIGGVKANEGQPYRYPFTWRLVK; encoded by the coding sequence ATGAGTGATGAGCAAGTCCTGCTGCCCCAGCCGAGCAAAGAGGCGCGTCAATGGGCAATGTTCTGTCACCTGTCCGCACTATTGGGGATTTTTATTCCGTTCGGTTCGCTGATCGGGCCGCTGGTCATCTGGCAGCTCAAGCGTGAATCCGACCCGTTCATCGATGCCCAGGGCAAGGAAGCGCTGAACTTCCAGATCACCGTGGCGATCGCCGCGGCGATCAGCCTGCTGCTGATGATCGTGGTTATCGGCTTCTTCCTGTTTGGGCTGGTGGCGATTGGTGCGTTGGTGCTGACCATCATTGGTGGCGTGAAGGCCAATGAAGGCCAGCCGTATCGGTATCCGTTTACCTGGCGGTTGGTTAAATAA
- a CDS encoding exodeoxyribonuclease III — MRIISVNVNGIQAAVERGLLSWLQAQNADVICLQDTRASAFELDDAAFQLDGYFLYACDAEVPAQGGVALYSRLQPKAVINGLGFETADRYGRYLQADFDKVSIATLLLPSGQNGDEDLNQKFKLMDDFARYLDKQRRKRREYIYCGSLYVAQQKLDIKNWRDSQQSPGFLAPERAWMDEIVGNMGYVDALREVSREGDQYSWWPDNEQAEMLNLGWRFDYQLLTPGLRRFVRSARLPRQPRFSQHAPLIVDYDWTLTI; from the coding sequence ATGCGGATCATCAGTGTGAACGTCAATGGTATTCAGGCTGCAGTCGAGCGTGGTTTGCTCAGTTGGCTGCAAGCACAGAATGCCGACGTCATCTGCCTGCAGGACACCCGCGCCTCCGCCTTTGAACTGGACGATGCAGCCTTCCAACTGGATGGTTACTTCCTTTATGCCTGCGATGCCGAAGTCCCCGCCCAGGGTGGCGTGGCTTTGTATTCGCGGCTGCAACCGAAGGCTGTCATCAACGGTCTCGGTTTCGAGACGGCGGACCGCTACGGGCGCTACCTGCAAGCCGATTTCGACAAGGTCAGCATCGCGACCTTACTGCTCCCTTCGGGGCAGAACGGCGATGAAGATTTGAACCAGAAATTCAAGTTGATGGACGACTTCGCCCGTTACCTTGATAAACAGCGGCGCAAACGTCGCGAGTACATTTATTGTGGCTCGCTGTACGTGGCGCAACAGAAGCTGGATATCAAGAACTGGCGCGACAGCCAACAATCTCCAGGATTCCTGGCGCCGGAACGCGCTTGGATGGACGAGATCGTTGGCAACATGGGTTATGTCGACGCCCTGCGTGAAGTCAGCCGCGAAGGCGACCAGTACAGCTGGTGGCCGGACAACGAACAGGCCGAAATGCTCAACCTCGGCTGGCGTTTCGACTACCAGTTGCTGACGCCTGGCCTGCGCCGCTTCGTACGCAGCGCTCGCCTGCCGCGCCAGCCACGGTTCTCGCAGCATGCGCCGCTGATCGTGGATTACGACTGGACGCTGACGATCTAA
- the pyrE gene encoding orotate phosphoribosyltransferase: MQAYQRDFIRFAIDRGVLRFGEFTLKSGRTSPYFFNAGLFNSGTALAQLGRFYAAAIVESGIPFDVLFGPAYKGIPLAATTAVALAEHHDRDLPWCFNRKEAKAHGEGGSLVGAPLTGEVLIIDDVITAGTAIREVMQIIAAQEGAKAAGVLIALNRQERGNGELSAIQEVERDFGIPVISIVSLNQVLEFLADDPQLKQHLPAVEAYRAQFGV, translated from the coding sequence ATGCAGGCGTATCAGCGCGATTTCATTCGCTTTGCCATCGATCGCGGCGTTTTGCGCTTCGGTGAATTCACCCTCAAGTCCGGGCGCACCAGCCCGTACTTCTTCAACGCTGGCCTGTTCAACAGCGGAACCGCCCTGGCACAGTTGGGCCGGTTCTATGCAGCGGCGATTGTCGAGAGCGGCATCCCGTTCGACGTATTGTTCGGGCCGGCCTACAAAGGCATCCCGCTGGCCGCCACCACTGCTGTCGCCCTGGCCGAACATCACGACCGCGACCTGCCCTGGTGCTTCAATCGCAAGGAAGCCAAGGCCCACGGCGAAGGCGGTAGCCTGGTCGGCGCGCCGTTGACTGGCGAAGTCTTGATCATTGACGACGTGATAACCGCCGGTACCGCTATTCGTGAAGTGATGCAGATCATCGCTGCCCAGGAAGGCGCCAAGGCCGCCGGCGTGCTGATCGCCCTGAACCGCCAGGAGCGCGGCAACGGCGAGCTGTCGGCGATCCAGGAAGTAGAGCGCGACTTTGGCATTCCGGTGATCAGCATCGTGTCGCTGAACCAGGTGCTGGAATTTTTGGCCGACGATCCGCAACTCAAGCAGCATTTGCCGGCGGTTGAGGCTTATCGGGCGCAGTTCGGCGTTTGA
- the argB gene encoding acetylglutamate kinase: MTLEREAAANTAKVLSEALPYIRRYVGKTLVIKYGGNAMESEELKTGFARDIVLMKAVGINPVVVHGGGPQIGDLLKRLSIESHFIDGMRVTDAQTMDVVEMVLGGQVNKDIVNLINRHGGSAIGLTGKDAELIRAKKLTVTRQTPEMTQPEIIDIGQVGEVVGINTDLLNLLVKGDFIPVIAPIGVGANGESYNINADLVAGKVAEALKAEKLMLLTNIAGLMDKTGKVLTGLSTQQVDELIADGTIYGGMLPKIRCALEAVQGGVGSSLIIDGRVPNAILLEIFTDTGVGTLISNRKRP, encoded by the coding sequence ATGACCCTCGAACGCGAAGCCGCCGCCAACACCGCCAAGGTCCTGTCCGAAGCGTTGCCTTATATCCGACGCTACGTCGGCAAGACCCTGGTGATCAAATACGGCGGCAACGCGATGGAAAGCGAGGAGCTGAAAACCGGCTTCGCCCGCGACATCGTGCTGATGAAGGCCGTGGGGATCAACCCGGTGGTGGTGCATGGCGGTGGCCCGCAGATCGGTGACCTGCTCAAGCGCCTGTCGATCGAGAGTCACTTCATCGATGGCATGCGCGTTACCGACGCGCAGACCATGGATGTGGTGGAGATGGTCCTGGGCGGCCAGGTGAACAAGGACATCGTCAACCTGATCAACCGCCACGGCGGCAGCGCCATTGGCCTGACGGGCAAGGACGCCGAACTGATCCGGGCGAAGAAGCTCACCGTGACCCGCCAGACCCCAGAGATGACCCAACCGGAAATCATCGACATTGGCCAGGTAGGCGAAGTGGTCGGCATCAACACCGACCTGTTGAACCTGCTGGTCAAGGGCGATTTCATCCCGGTCATTGCACCGATCGGCGTGGGCGCCAACGGGGAGTCGTACAACATCAACGCCGACCTGGTGGCCGGCAAAGTCGCCGAAGCACTGAAGGCCGAGAAGTTGATGCTGCTGACCAACATTGCCGGCCTGATGGACAAGACCGGCAAGGTCCTGACCGGGCTGTCGACCCAGCAAGTCGACGAGTTGATCGCCGACGGCACCATCTACGGCGGCATGCTGCCGAAGATTCGTTGTGCGCTGGAAGCGGTACAGGGCGGCGTTGGCAGCTCGCTGATCATCGACGGCCGGGTTCCGAACGCGATCCTGCTGGAGATCTTCACCGATACGGGTGTGGGTACGTTGATCAGTAATCGCAAGCGTCCATAA
- the dut gene encoding dUTP diphosphatase — translation MHALQAKILDPRIGNEFPLPQYATPGSAGLDLRAMLKQDTILEPGQTLLIPTGLSVYIGDPGLAALILPRSGLGHKHGIVLGNLVGLIDSDYQGELMVSCWNRGQTAFNIQVGERIAQLVLVPVVQAHFELVQEFDESQRGAGGFGHSGSH, via the coding sequence ATGCACGCTCTACAAGCCAAAATCCTCGACCCACGCATTGGTAACGAATTCCCGCTACCGCAATACGCCACACCGGGCTCCGCAGGCCTTGACCTGCGGGCGATGCTCAAGCAGGACACGATCCTGGAACCGGGCCAGACCCTGCTGATTCCTACCGGCCTGTCGGTCTACATTGGCGATCCCGGCCTGGCCGCGCTGATCCTGCCGCGCTCGGGCCTGGGCCATAAGCACGGCATCGTGCTGGGCAACCTGGTCGGCCTGATCGACTCCGATTACCAAGGCGAATTGATGGTGTCGTGCTGGAATCGCGGCCAGACCGCTTTCAATATCCAGGTGGGCGAGCGTATTGCCCAATTGGTATTGGTGCCGGTGGTCCAGGCACACTTCGAGCTGGTCCAGGAATTCGACGAGAGCCAGCGCGGCGCCGGCGGTTTCGGACATTCCGGCAGCCACTGA
- the coaBC gene encoding bifunctional phosphopantothenoylcysteine decarboxylase/phosphopantothenate--cysteine ligase CoaBC — MQRLYRKRIVLGVGGGIAAYKSAELVRRLIDQGAEVRVVMTRGGSEFITPLTMQALSGHPVHLDLLDPAAEAAMGHIELAKWADLVLIAPATADLIARLAQGIANDLLTTLVLATDAVVAVAPAMNQAMWRDPATQANLQLLESRDLKVFGPASGSQACGDVGMGRMLEATDLAQCAADSFKREALTGKHVLITAGPTQENIDPVRYITNHSSGKMGFALAEAAVEAGARVTLITGPVHLPTPDRVTRIDVVSARDMLAACEAAIPCDLFIASAAVADYRPEVVAPQKLKKDPTSGDGLLLQMVRNPDILATIATRPDRPFSVGFAAETEHLLDYAARKLKDKNLDLIVANDVANPSIGFNSEENACSVIDRQLHATLFAQTSKGKIARQLITFIADRLNQV; from the coding sequence ATGCAGCGGCTGTATCGGAAACGCATCGTTCTGGGCGTCGGCGGCGGCATCGCCGCCTACAAGAGCGCCGAGCTGGTTCGCAGGCTTATCGACCAGGGCGCGGAAGTGCGGGTCGTCATGACCCGCGGCGGCAGTGAATTCATCACGCCGCTGACCATGCAGGCATTGTCCGGACACCCGGTCCACCTGGATTTGCTCGACCCCGCAGCCGAGGCTGCCATGGGCCACATCGAACTGGCCAAATGGGCCGACCTGGTCTTGATTGCCCCGGCCACCGCCGACCTGATCGCCCGTTTGGCCCAAGGTATCGCCAATGATCTGCTGACTACGCTCGTACTTGCCACCGACGCCGTGGTCGCCGTGGCACCAGCAATGAACCAGGCCATGTGGCGCGACCCGGCCACCCAGGCCAACCTGCAATTGCTCGAAAGTCGTGACCTCAAGGTTTTTGGCCCAGCCTCGGGCAGCCAGGCGTGTGGCGATGTCGGCATGGGCCGGATGCTGGAGGCTACCGATCTGGCCCAATGCGCCGCCGACAGCTTCAAGCGCGAGGCCCTGACCGGCAAGCATGTGCTGATAACCGCCGGACCGACCCAGGAAAACATCGACCCGGTGCGCTACATCACCAACCACAGCTCGGGGAAAATGGGCTTCGCCCTGGCCGAAGCAGCCGTCGAGGCGGGCGCCCGAGTGACGTTGATCACCGGCCCGGTGCATCTGCCAACCCCGGACCGGGTCACGCGTATCGACGTGGTCAGCGCCCGGGACATGCTCGCGGCCTGCGAAGCGGCCATCCCGTGCGACCTGTTCATCGCCTCGGCAGCCGTCGCGGACTACCGCCCCGAAGTCGTCGCCCCGCAAAAATTGAAGAAAGATCCTACCAGCGGCGATGGCCTGCTCCTGCAAATGGTGCGCAACCCTGACATCCTGGCCACCATCGCCACTCGCCCCGATCGTCCGTTCAGTGTGGGTTTTGCCGCCGAAACCGAACATTTGCTCGACTACGCCGCGCGCAAGCTCAAGGACAAGAACCTCGACTTGATCGTCGCCAATGACGTCGCCAACCCGAGCATCGGCTTCAACAGCGAAGAAAACGCCTGCAGCGTGATCGACCGCCAGTTGCACGCCACACTTTTCGCCCAGACCAGCAAGGGCAAGATTGCCCGCCAACTGATCACTTTTATCGCCGACCGGCTGAACCAGGTTTAA
- the radC gene encoding RadC family protein has product MSIRDWPAAERPRERLLALGAGSLSDAELLAIFLRTGVSGKSAVDLARQLLIQFGSLRALLEADQITFSKHMGLGPAKFAQLQAAQEMSRRHLAERAREKTTLESPYAVREYLKSMLRHEPHEVFGCLFLNSKHQVLAFEALFRGSIDSASVHPRQVVKRALANNAAAVILCHNHPSGNTEPSQADRMLTERLQEALELIDVRVLDHFIVGDGEPLSMAEYGWM; this is encoded by the coding sequence ATGAGTATTCGGGATTGGCCCGCAGCCGAGCGGCCGCGGGAAAGGTTGTTGGCGCTGGGGGCGGGGAGTCTTTCAGACGCCGAGTTGCTGGCGATTTTCTTGCGAACCGGAGTGTCCGGCAAAAGCGCGGTGGATCTGGCGCGACAACTATTGATTCAATTCGGCAGCCTGCGCGCGCTGCTTGAAGCGGATCAGATCACTTTCAGCAAGCACATGGGACTCGGTCCGGCGAAGTTTGCCCAGTTGCAAGCGGCTCAGGAAATGAGTCGTCGGCATCTGGCCGAACGGGCGCGGGAAAAGACCACGCTGGAAAGCCCATATGCGGTTCGTGAATACCTGAAGTCGATGCTGCGCCACGAGCCTCACGAGGTGTTTGGTTGCCTGTTTCTCAATTCCAAGCATCAGGTGCTGGCTTTCGAGGCGCTGTTTCGAGGCTCTATCGACAGCGCAAGCGTTCACCCCCGGCAAGTGGTCAAGCGCGCCCTGGCCAATAACGCCGCCGCTGTGATCCTGTGCCATAACCACCCCTCCGGCAACACCGAGCCCAGCCAGGCCGACCGGATGCTCACCGAGCGGCTCCAGGAAGCACTGGAGCTGATCGATGTGCGGGTGCTCGACCATTTTATCGTTGGCGATGGGGAGCCGCTGTCCATGGCGGAGTATGGGTGGATGTGA
- a CDS encoding ABC transporter substrate-binding protein: MRLAALSLMLAPLLISTLAQAAALSVCTEASPEGFDVVQYNSLTTTNASADVLMNRLVDFDTASGKVVPSLAESWEVSSDGLAYVFKLRPRVKFHHTDYFTPRRDLTAEDVKFSFDRMLDPANPWHKVAQSGFPHAQSMQLPALITKIDALDPLTVRFTLDHADSTFLATLSMGFASIYSAEYADQLMKAGKPEQLNNQPIGTGPFIFNRFQKDASIRYKANGDYFGGKPQVDPLIFAITPDANVRLQKLRRNECQIALSPKPLDVQAAKQEPTLKVEQTEAFMTAFLAINSQNPPLDKPEVRQAINLAFDKPSYLKTVFEGTAEAANGPYPPNTWSYAKNLPGYAHDPAKARELLAKAGLKEGFKTTIWTRPSGSLLNPNPSLGAQLLQSDLAQIGIQAEIRVIEWGELIRRAKAGEHDLLFMGWAGDNGDPDNFLTPQFSCAAVKSGTNFARYCNPDLDKLIGAGKTTSEQGVRSKLYEQAQAQIQQQALWLPLAHPTAFALTRKDVQGYSVSPFGRQDYSKVSLKP, encoded by the coding sequence ATGCGCCTCGCTGCCCTATCACTGATGCTCGCCCCTCTGCTGATCAGCACGCTGGCCCAGGCCGCCGCACTGAGTGTGTGTACCGAGGCCAGCCCGGAAGGATTCGATGTCGTCCAATACAACTCGCTGACCACCACCAACGCCTCAGCCGACGTGCTGATGAACCGCCTGGTGGACTTCGACACGGCCAGCGGCAAAGTGGTCCCGAGCCTGGCCGAAAGCTGGGAAGTCTCGTCCGATGGCCTGGCGTATGTCTTCAAGCTGCGCCCACGGGTCAAGTTCCACCACACCGACTACTTCACGCCGCGCCGCGACCTGACCGCCGAAGACGTCAAGTTCAGCTTCGACCGCATGCTGGATCCGGCCAACCCTTGGCACAAGGTTGCGCAAAGCGGCTTCCCTCACGCCCAATCCATGCAACTGCCGGCGCTGATCACGAAGATCGATGCGCTGGATCCATTGACGGTGCGCTTCACCCTCGACCATGCGGATTCAACTTTCCTGGCGACATTGAGCATGGGTTTCGCGTCGATCTATTCAGCCGAATATGCCGACCAGTTGATGAAAGCCGGCAAGCCGGAACAACTCAACAACCAGCCCATCGGCACTGGCCCGTTCATATTCAACCGGTTCCAGAAGGACGCCTCGATTCGCTACAAGGCAAACGGCGACTACTTTGGCGGCAAACCCCAAGTGGATCCGCTGATCTTCGCCATCACGCCGGACGCCAACGTTCGCTTGCAGAAATTGCGGCGTAACGAGTGCCAGATCGCCTTGTCGCCCAAGCCGCTGGACGTACAGGCCGCCAAGCAAGAGCCTACGCTGAAAGTGGAACAGACCGAGGCCTTCATGACCGCGTTCCTGGCGATCAACAGCCAGAATCCACCATTGGACAAGCCCGAAGTCCGACAAGCCATCAACCTGGCCTTTGACAAGCCCAGCTACCTGAAGACCGTTTTCGAGGGCACCGCCGAAGCTGCCAACGGCCCTTACCCGCCCAATACCTGGAGCTACGCCAAAAACCTGCCTGGCTATGCCCATGACCCGGCCAAGGCTCGTGAGCTGCTGGCCAAGGCCGGACTGAAGGAAGGCTTCAAGACCACCATCTGGACCCGCCCCTCCGGCAGCCTGCTCAACCCCAATCCGAGCCTTGGCGCGCAGTTGCTGCAATCGGACCTGGCGCAAATCGGCATCCAGGCGGAAATCCGCGTGATCGAATGGGGCGAACTGATCCGCCGCGCCAAGGCCGGCGAACACGACCTGCTGTTCATGGGCTGGGCAGGCGACAACGGCGACCCGGACAACTTCCTCACCCCGCAGTTTTCCTGCGCGGCGGTGAAATCCGGCACCAACTTCGCCCGTTACTGCAATCCAGACCTGGACAAGCTGATCGGCGCCGGCAAGACCACCAGCGAACAAGGCGTGCGCTCCAAGCTCTATGAGCAGGCCCAGGCGCAGATCCAGCAACAGGCCCTGTGGCTGCCCTTGGCGCACCCCACGGCGTTTGCCCTGACCCGCAAGGATGTCCAGGGTTACTCGGTGAGCCCGTTTGGTCGCCAGGATTATTCGAAGGTCAGCCTCAAGCCGTAA
- the rpmB gene encoding 50S ribosomal protein L28 has protein sequence MSRVCQVTGKGPVTGNNISHANNKTRRRFLPNLQHHRFWVEEEKRFVRLRVSAKGMRIIDKRGISVVLAELRRDGKV, from the coding sequence ATGTCGAGAGTCTGTCAAGTTACCGGTAAGGGTCCGGTGACTGGGAATAACATTTCCCACGCAAACAACAAAACCCGTCGTCGTTTCCTGCCGAACCTGCAGCATCACCGCTTCTGGGTTGAAGAAGAGAAACGTTTTGTGCGTCTGCGCGTATCTGCCAAGGGCATGCGTATCATCGACAAGCGTGGCATCAGTGTCGTGCTGGCCGAACTTCGTCGCGATGGCAAGGTTTAA
- the rpmG gene encoding 50S ribosomal protein L33, with product MRELIRLISSAGTGHFYTTDKNKRTTPDKIEIKKFDPVVRKHVIYKEGKIK from the coding sequence ATGCGTGAATTGATTCGTTTGATCTCGAGCGCCGGTACTGGTCACTTCTACACTACCGACAAAAACAAGCGTACTACCCCGGACAAAATCGAGATCAAGAAATTTGATCCGGTTGTTCGCAAGCACGTGATCTACAAGGAAGGCAAAATCAAGTAA
- a CDS encoding cupin domain-containing protein, whose amino-acid sequence MSIQDIVDFSQASTAAERYRPDPAKVLKGDPEQTVFNHYNSPCGQMNAGVWEGAVGQWTVNYTEHEYCEIVQGVSVLRDNDGNAKTLRAGDRFVIPAGFKGTWEVLEPCRKIYVVFEEKL is encoded by the coding sequence ATGAGCATTCAGGACATCGTCGATTTCAGCCAGGCCAGCACCGCCGCCGAACGTTATCGCCCGGACCCGGCCAAGGTGCTCAAGGGTGATCCCGAACAAACCGTCTTCAATCATTACAACAGCCCATGCGGACAGATGAACGCCGGGGTCTGGGAAGGCGCGGTCGGCCAGTGGACGGTCAACTACACCGAACACGAGTACTGCGAAATCGTCCAGGGCGTTTCCGTGCTGCGGGACAACGATGGCAACGCCAAGACCCTGCGGGCCGGCGACCGCTTCGTGATCCCAGCCGGGTTCAAGGGCACCTGGGAAGTGCTGGAGCCGTGCCGCAAGATTTATGTGGTGTTTGAGGAAAAGCTATAA
- a CDS encoding aldehyde dehydrogenase translates to MTTLTRADWEQRARDLKIEGRAFINGEYTDAVSGETFDCLSPVDGRLLGKIASCDVADAQRAVENARATFDSGVWSRLAPSKRKATMIRFAGLLKQNAEELALLETLDMGKPISDSLNIDVPGAAQALSWSGEAIDKLYDEVAATPHDQLGLVTREPVGVVGAIVPWNFPLMMACWKLGPALSTGNSVVLKPSEKSPLTAIRIAALAIEAGIPKGVLNVLPGYGHTVGKALALHMDVDTLVFTGSTRIAKQLMIYSGESNMKRVWLEAGGKSPNIVFADAPDLQAAAESAASAIAFNQGEVCTAGSRLLVERSIKDTFLPLVIEALKGWKPGNPLDPATNVGALVDTQQMNTVLSYIEAGHSDGAKLVAGGKRILEESGGTYVEPTIFDGVSNAMKIAQEEVFGPVLSVIAFDSAEEAIQIANDTPYGLAAAVWTKDISKAHLTAKALRAGSVWVNQYDGGDMTAPFGGFKQSGNGRDKSLHAFDKYTELKATWIKL, encoded by the coding sequence ATGACCACCCTGACTCGTGCCGACTGGGAACAGCGCGCCCGCGACCTGAAGATCGAAGGCCGCGCCTTCATCAACGGTGAATACACCGATGCGGTGTCCGGCGAAACCTTTGATTGCCTCAGTCCGGTCGATGGCCGCCTGCTGGGCAAAATCGCCAGCTGCGACGTGGCCGACGCCCAGCGTGCTGTCGAAAATGCCCGCGCCACGTTCGATTCCGGCGTCTGGTCGCGCCTGGCGCCGAGCAAGCGCAAAGCCACCATGATTCGTTTCGCAGGCCTGCTCAAACAGAACGCCGAAGAGCTGGCCCTGCTGGAAACCCTGGACATGGGCAAGCCGATCAGCGACTCGCTGAACATCGATGTGCCCGGTGCTGCCCAAGCCTTGAGCTGGAGCGGTGAGGCGATCGACAAACTCTACGATGAAGTGGCAGCGACTCCCCACGACCAGTTGGGTCTGGTGACTCGTGAACCGGTCGGTGTGGTCGGCGCCATCGTTCCATGGAACTTCCCGCTGATGATGGCCTGCTGGAAGCTCGGCCCGGCATTGTCCACCGGTAACTCCGTGGTACTGAAACCATCGGAAAAATCCCCGCTGACTGCGATCCGCATTGCGGCCCTCGCTATCGAGGCCGGTATCCCGAAAGGTGTGCTGAACGTCCTGCCGGGCTACGGTCACACCGTCGGCAAGGCCCTGGCGTTGCACATGGACGTCGATACGCTGGTGTTCACCGGCTCCACCCGAATCGCCAAGCAATTGATGATTTACTCTGGTGAATCCAACATGAAGCGCGTTTGGCTGGAAGCCGGCGGCAAGAGCCCGAACATCGTGTTCGCCGATGCCCCCGACTTGCAGGCCGCCGCCGAATCCGCCGCCAGCGCCATTGCCTTCAACCAGGGCGAGGTCTGCACTGCCGGCTCACGTCTGTTGGTGGAGCGATCCATCAAGGACACGTTCCTGCCGTTGGTGATCGAAGCCCTCAAGGGTTGGAAGCCTGGAAATCCCCTGGATCCGGCGACCAACGTCGGCGCCCTGGTCGATACCCAGCAAATGAATACCGTGCTGTCCTACATCGAGGCCGGTCACAGCGACGGCGCCAAGCTGGTGGCCGGCGGCAAGCGGATTCTCGAAGAATCCGGCGGCACCTACGTCGAGCCGACGATTTTTGACGGCGTGAGCAACGCGATGAAAATCGCCCAGGAAGAAGTTTTCGGCCCGGTGTTGTCGGTCATTGCCTTCGATAGCGCCGAAGAGGCCATCCAGATCGCCAACGACACGCCATACGGCCTGGCTGCGGCAGTATGGACCAAGGACATTTCCAAGGCTCACCTGACCGCCAAGGCACTGCGCGCCGGCAGCGTGTGGGTCAACCAGTACGACGGCGGCGACATGACGGCGCCGTTCGGTGGCTTCAAGCAGTCGGGCAACGGTCGCGACAAATCGCTGCATGCGTTCGACAAGTACACTGAACTGAAGGCGACCTGGATCAAGCTGTAA